The following are encoded together in the Gordonia insulae genome:
- a CDS encoding MarR family winged helix-turn-helix transcriptional regulator: MTEIPAPPSLERRAGPLLEHLARRMRTESESTIETFGLRPRHVIALTLLRDFGERSQSDLAEALRIDPTNLVGLLNDLEVGSLVERRRSTRDRRRHTVAITPTGDARLAEIDDVLAAVEQRVLSALSESEQSTLYSLLRRATADGVDCSGAVEHSTATCLADDPDSEQ; encoded by the coding sequence GTGACCGAAATCCCAGCACCGCCCTCCCTCGAGCGTCGTGCCGGGCCGCTGCTCGAACACCTCGCGCGACGCATGCGCACCGAGAGCGAATCCACCATCGAGACCTTCGGGTTGCGGCCGCGCCACGTGATCGCACTGACCCTCCTGCGCGACTTCGGTGAACGCTCCCAATCCGATCTCGCCGAGGCGCTGCGGATCGATCCGACAAATCTCGTCGGTCTGCTCAACGACCTGGAGGTCGGCAGTCTCGTCGAGCGTCGACGGTCGACTCGGGACCGCAGGCGACACACCGTCGCCATCACCCCGACCGGCGACGCCCGGCTCGCGGAGATCGACGACGTCCTGGCCGCCGTCGAGCAGCGCGTGCTGTCGGCGTTGAGCGAATCCGAGCAGTCGACGCTCTACTCACTGCTCCGGCGGGCGACCGCGGACGGGGTGGACTGCTCCGGCGCCGTCGAGCACAGCACGGCGACATGCCTGGCCGACGACCCGGATTCCGAGCAGTGA
- a CDS encoding FMN-dependent NADH-azoreductase, which yields MSHLLHIDSSIQGDESVSRRLTARAVVKWREAHPGGTVSYRDLAVATIPHLDAVTGPARALPPEQHTAEQAASWALSVELVEEVRRADTVVLGLPLYNFGAPSTVKSWVDHLIVPGVSVNMETQEGLLADTEFIVLASRGGGYGPGTPREGWDHAEAWLPHGLAMVGLVPRFITAELTLADRNPAMAELKPLAAESLRQAEQTVDALWELASRTA from the coding sequence ATGAGTCATCTCCTGCACATCGACTCCTCCATCCAGGGCGACGAGTCGGTGAGCCGCCGACTCACCGCCCGCGCGGTGGTCAAGTGGCGTGAGGCGCACCCCGGTGGGACGGTCTCCTATCGCGACCTCGCCGTGGCGACCATCCCGCACCTGGATGCGGTGACCGGCCCGGCGCGGGCACTGCCACCCGAACAGCACACCGCCGAGCAGGCCGCGTCCTGGGCGTTGAGTGTCGAACTCGTCGAGGAGGTCCGGCGCGCGGACACGGTGGTTCTCGGGCTGCCCCTGTACAACTTCGGTGCCCCGTCGACGGTGAAGTCGTGGGTCGATCACCTGATCGTGCCGGGAGTGTCGGTGAACATGGAGACGCAAGAGGGTCTGCTCGCCGACACCGAATTCATCGTGCTGGCCAGTCGCGGAGGCGGCTACGGACCGGGTACTCCGCGCGAAGGTTGGGACCACGCCGAGGCGTGGTTGCCGCACGGACTCGCCATGGTCGGGCTCGTGCCCCGGTTCATCACCGCCGAACTCACGCTGGCCGACCGCAATCCGGCGATGGCCGAGCTCAAGCCGCTGGCCGCGGAGAGTCTTCGCCAGGCCGAGCAGACGGTCGACGCCCTCTGGGAGTTGGCGAGTCGGACAGCGTGA
- a CDS encoding Fe-S protein: protein MDVLRSVVVLVHISAFAITFGAWAAEAAARRFRFTRLMDYGLLLSLVTGVVLAAPRPAGIDLNYAKIGVKLVILVLLGGVLGMGSARQRRTGEPVPQPMFVSAGALSLAAAGVAVIW from the coding sequence GTGGACGTACTCCGTAGCGTCGTTGTGCTGGTACACATCTCCGCGTTCGCGATCACCTTCGGCGCCTGGGCCGCCGAGGCGGCCGCACGCCGATTCCGTTTCACCCGTCTGATGGACTACGGCCTGCTGCTCTCACTGGTGACCGGTGTCGTGCTGGCCGCACCGCGGCCGGCCGGAATCGACCTGAACTACGCCAAGATCGGCGTCAAGCTCGTGATCCTGGTGCTCCTCGGTGGCGTGCTGGGCATGGGCAGTGCCCGCCAGCGCCGCACCGGCGAGCCGGTGCCACAACCGATGTTCGTCTCCGCGGGGGCGCTCTCCCTGGCCGCGGCGGGCGTAGCCGTCATCTGGTGA
- a CDS encoding class I SAM-dependent methyltransferase, with protein sequence MADWDGTRYGVVSDLQRTMAAESLALLRLDGTEQVLDVGCGDGYVTAQIADQLPHGAIVGIDPSPRMIEAARQRATAATFEIGDVVTLDVTDAVDVVTSFNALHWVHDQATAYRNIASALRPGGRALVVFVCEGPRRSVEQVAMDVTRDDRWADAFGDFAAPFVHPDPDTFDTLVVDAGFEIAERTVVDKTWDFGSRDAFAQWCTVGFGDWTGHLPDAAAHDFVEAVVDRYTEIVGRVGVFAFYQLRAELTRPR encoded by the coding sequence GTGGCAGATTGGGACGGCACCCGGTACGGAGTGGTCAGCGACTTGCAGCGGACGATGGCGGCCGAGTCGCTGGCGCTGTTGCGTCTCGACGGCACCGAGCAGGTCCTCGACGTCGGGTGCGGGGACGGCTACGTCACCGCACAGATCGCCGATCAACTGCCGCATGGCGCGATCGTCGGAATCGACCCGAGCCCCCGCATGATCGAGGCGGCGCGGCAACGAGCCACCGCCGCGACGTTCGAGATCGGCGATGTCGTGACCCTCGACGTCACCGACGCCGTGGACGTGGTCACCTCGTTCAACGCGCTGCACTGGGTGCACGATCAGGCCACCGCCTACCGCAACATCGCGTCGGCGTTGCGGCCCGGGGGCCGCGCGCTCGTCGTCTTCGTCTGCGAGGGGCCGCGGCGCAGCGTCGAGCAGGTCGCCATGGACGTGACCCGCGACGATCGTTGGGCCGATGCGTTCGGCGACTTCGCCGCACCGTTCGTCCATCCGGACCCCGACACGTTCGACACCCTCGTCGTCGACGCCGGCTTCGAGATCGCCGAACGGACAGTGGTCGACAAGACCTGGGACTTCGGGTCCCGTGACGCCTTCGCACAATGGTGCACAGTCGGTTTCGGCGACTGGACCGGCCACCTGCCCGACGCTGCGGCGCACGACTTCGTCGAGGCCGTCGTCGACCGATACACCGAGATCGTCGGTCGGGTGGGTGTGTTCGCCTTCTATCAGTTGCGCGCGGAGCTCACCCGGCCACGGTGA
- a CDS encoding diacylglycerol/lipid kinase family protein yields MSRRVCAIIGLVCVGVLGLAVAAFLIRGGVHILIGLAGFAVSVAGAWWVVTERGPRRITGAIALILGLVLIAVALAQVLSGTEAIIIRLLVAMAVLAVATGCTRYALIPDLHALDQTREGRPPSRPVLICNPKSGDGKVERFGIISAAAELGVETIVLGPDDDLEQLARDAVARGADCLGMAGGDGSQALVASIAIEHDVPFVCVSAGTRNHFALDLGLDRDDPRRTLTAFRDAVERRVDYATVNGRLFVNNVSLGVYATIVQQDSYRAEKAQTAAAMLPDLLGPMAEPFDLQFTTPAGDAVDGSFMILVSNNPYAATASPDAGIRRRMDTGTLGVIAVSTSTGAEAAQLMALSALGLRKASPFWHEFTAVEFEIRSRSGRAFAGVDGEALDLPTPMRFRSHPAGLRLLVPADNEAVAARRRARDVSLRALVDVATGRTPQL; encoded by the coding sequence ATGTCACGCCGGGTCTGCGCGATCATCGGGCTGGTCTGCGTCGGTGTCCTGGGACTCGCCGTGGCGGCGTTCCTGATCCGCGGCGGCGTCCACATCCTCATCGGGCTGGCGGGTTTCGCCGTCTCGGTCGCCGGCGCCTGGTGGGTGGTCACCGAACGCGGACCACGCCGCATCACCGGCGCGATCGCCCTGATCCTGGGGCTGGTCCTGATCGCGGTCGCGCTCGCCCAGGTGCTCTCCGGCACCGAGGCGATCATCATCCGACTGCTGGTCGCCATGGCGGTGCTCGCGGTCGCGACCGGCTGCACGCGGTACGCGCTGATCCCTGACCTCCATGCGCTGGATCAGACGCGCGAGGGTCGACCACCGAGCCGGCCGGTGCTGATCTGCAACCCGAAATCCGGCGACGGGAAAGTCGAGCGGTTCGGGATCATCTCGGCCGCAGCCGAACTGGGCGTCGAGACCATCGTGCTCGGGCCCGATGACGACCTCGAGCAACTCGCTCGCGACGCCGTCGCGCGCGGAGCCGACTGCCTCGGGATGGCCGGTGGGGACGGTTCCCAGGCCCTCGTCGCCTCGATCGCGATCGAACACGACGTGCCGTTCGTGTGTGTGAGTGCGGGCACGCGCAACCATTTCGCGCTGGACCTCGGGCTCGATCGCGACGATCCGCGCCGCACGCTGACCGCGTTCCGCGATGCCGTCGAGCGGCGAGTGGACTATGCGACCGTCAACGGCCGACTCTTCGTGAACAACGTCTCGCTCGGGGTGTACGCGACGATCGTCCAGCAGGATTCCTACCGCGCCGAGAAGGCCCAGACGGCCGCCGCGATGCTGCCGGATCTCCTGGGGCCCATGGCGGAACCGTTCGACCTCCAGTTCACGACACCCGCAGGCGATGCGGTCGACGGGTCCTTCATGATCCTGGTGTCCAACAACCCGTATGCGGCCACGGCGTCGCCGGACGCAGGTATCCGTCGTCGGATGGACACCGGCACGCTCGGCGTGATCGCGGTGTCCACCTCGACCGGCGCCGAGGCGGCACAGCTGATGGCCCTGTCGGCGCTCGGGCTGCGCAAGGCGAGTCCCTTCTGGCACGAGTTCACCGCCGTCGAGTTCGAGATCAGGTCACGCAGCGGTCGTGCGTTCGCCGGTGTCGACGGCGAGGCGCTCGACCTGCCGACGCCCATGCGGTTCCGCAGCCACCCTGCCGGACTGCGACTGTTGGTGCCCGCGGACAACGAGGCCGTCGCGGCGCGGCGGCGGGCCCGCGACGTCAGTCTGCGCGCACTCGTCGACGTCGCCACGGGGCGCACACCGCAGCTCTGA
- a CDS encoding nitroreductase/quinone reductase family protein, which yields MTGSTSQRAQTMKLQNVANRVVRVLLATPGLNRVVGGRLVTLYIVGRRSGRHYTVPVAYQRQGEKLLIGTPFGWGKNLRTGEPVEIRLRGERTTADVEAFTDEASVVAHYAHICRENAQFAKFNQIGVGSDGTPDAADLHAAWEAGARSFLLTPR from the coding sequence GTGACAGGCTCCACATCCCAACGGGCGCAGACGATGAAGCTGCAGAACGTCGCCAACCGAGTGGTTCGTGTCCTACTCGCCACGCCCGGACTCAATCGGGTTGTCGGCGGACGTCTGGTGACGCTCTACATCGTCGGCCGCAGATCCGGTCGCCACTACACCGTTCCGGTCGCCTACCAGCGTCAGGGCGAGAAGCTGTTGATCGGTACCCCGTTCGGGTGGGGGAAGAACCTCCGGACGGGCGAGCCCGTCGAGATCCGACTCCGCGGCGAGCGCACCACCGCCGACGTCGAGGCATTCACCGACGAGGCGAGCGTCGTCGCACATTACGCACACATCTGCCGCGAGAATGCGCAGTTCGCGAAGTTCAACCAGATCGGGGTGGGGTCCGATGGAACGCCCGATGCGGCCGACCTGCACGCTGCCTGGGAGGCGGGCGCACGCTCGTTTCTCCTGACGCCGCGCTGA
- the cynS gene encoding cyanase translates to MTAPIMPKSDAAELIIAARIRQGLSWSDLAERIDAPLVWTVSALLGQHPVPADKATVVCEVLGLGDGVIESLVRQPTRVADDASASDPTIYRFHEALAVYGPALKELIHEEFGDGIMSAINFKVDFARRADPDGDRVVITFDGKFLDYRW, encoded by the coding sequence ATGACCGCACCGATCATGCCGAAGTCCGATGCCGCAGAACTGATCATCGCCGCACGTATACGTCAGGGCCTGTCGTGGTCCGACCTCGCCGAGCGGATCGACGCGCCGCTGGTGTGGACGGTGTCGGCCCTGCTCGGTCAGCACCCGGTCCCGGCGGACAAGGCGACCGTCGTGTGCGAAGTGCTCGGACTCGGCGACGGCGTGATCGAGAGCCTCGTGCGCCAACCCACCCGGGTGGCCGACGACGCTTCCGCATCGGACCCGACGATCTATCGCTTCCACGAGGCGCTCGCCGTCTATGGCCCCGCACTCAAGGAGTTGATCCACGAGGAGTTCGGTGACGGCATCATGAGCGCGATCAACTTCAAGGTCGACTTCGCCCGCCGTGCCGACCCCGACGGCGACCGCGTCGTGATCACTTTCGACGGCAAGTTCCTCGACTACCGGTGGTAG
- a CDS encoding YciI family protein, whose translation MRYALLINNAEPAPGEIPAQAIDEMKAAIRAYTDALQAAGVLVAAEILASPTATQTVTRRDGDLRVQEGPFAETREALAGVFVLDVADHDAAMAWAEKLPATQYAVVEVRRSVLSCVDGVWSD comes from the coding sequence ATGCGCTACGCATTGCTCATCAACAACGCCGAACCGGCGCCCGGCGAGATCCCCGCACAGGCCATCGACGAGATGAAGGCCGCGATCCGCGCGTACACCGACGCGCTGCAGGCGGCCGGGGTCCTGGTGGCCGCGGAGATACTCGCGTCGCCGACCGCAACGCAGACCGTCACCCGGCGCGACGGCGATCTGCGCGTACAGGAGGGGCCCTTCGCGGAGACCCGCGAGGCACTCGCCGGTGTGTTCGTGCTCGACGTCGCGGATCACGATGCGGCGATGGCCTGGGCGGAGAAGCTCCCCGCGACGCAGTACGCGGTGGTCGAGGTCCGCAGGTCCGTCCTGTCGTGCGTCGACGGTGTCTGGTCCGATTGA
- a CDS encoding RNA polymerase sigma factor, with protein sequence MSGPIDGDPRPAHAPARSFAERAARESYGRLLAVLAAPTHDLAGAEDALADAFERALTRWPGDGVPRDPDGWLLTVARNRQRDRWRSAAARTSVPFDDAVHDVVAPDGTVPPLRDRRLELLLVCAHPEINRSVHAALMLNTVLGYTAGQIGHAFAIPGGTMAARLVRAKRRIRERELPFAIPGVDELPTRIAPVLEAIYAAYSIEWPRVDRAHRALLLGLGEVLTEVAPDSAEAHGLVAVMALSSARLPARTDGHGRFVPLPEQDPARWDPDLISRAHEHLRSAHRLGEVGRFQLEAAISAVHCARPPGRAPDWLTLRPLHEALQAVAPTLGGAVAVSAVVAEIDGPAAGLARLDGVVGAERFQPAWVTRAHLLDRLGRGGEAAAAFDKAITLTVDPAERRHLQERLAAVDRS encoded by the coding sequence GTGTCTGGTCCGATTGACGGCGATCCGCGACCGGCCCACGCGCCGGCGCGCTCGTTCGCCGAGCGCGCCGCGCGGGAGTCGTACGGGCGCCTGCTCGCGGTGCTGGCCGCCCCCACACACGACCTGGCAGGCGCCGAGGATGCCCTCGCCGACGCCTTCGAACGAGCACTGACCCGCTGGCCCGGCGACGGGGTGCCGCGCGATCCCGATGGCTGGCTGCTGACCGTGGCCCGCAACCGGCAGCGTGATCGGTGGCGTTCGGCCGCGGCGCGGACGTCGGTGCCGTTCGACGACGCGGTGCACGACGTCGTCGCCCCCGACGGAACAGTGCCGCCGTTGCGGGACCGCCGACTCGAACTGCTCCTCGTGTGTGCACACCCGGAGATCAACCGGTCCGTCCATGCCGCATTGATGCTCAACACGGTGCTGGGCTACACGGCCGGACAGATCGGACATGCGTTCGCGATCCCCGGCGGCACGATGGCCGCCCGACTGGTCCGGGCGAAACGACGCATCCGGGAACGCGAGTTACCGTTCGCGATCCCCGGGGTCGATGAACTCCCGACCCGCATCGCGCCCGTCCTCGAAGCCATCTACGCCGCGTACAGCATCGAGTGGCCGCGGGTCGATCGAGCACACCGCGCACTGCTGCTGGGACTCGGCGAGGTGCTCACGGAGGTCGCGCCGGACAGCGCCGAGGCACATGGACTCGTCGCGGTGATGGCGTTGTCGAGTGCACGGCTGCCGGCGCGCACCGACGGCCACGGACGATTCGTCCCACTGCCGGAGCAGGATCCGGCCCGGTGGGACCCCGACCTCATCTCGCGCGCGCACGAGCACCTGCGATCCGCGCATCGCCTCGGCGAGGTCGGCCGATTCCAGCTCGAGGCCGCCATCAGCGCGGTGCACTGTGCCCGGCCACCCGGGCGGGCACCCGACTGGCTCACCCTGCGGCCACTGCATGAGGCGCTGCAGGCGGTGGCGCCGACGCTGGGTGGGGCGGTCGCGGTGTCGGCGGTCGTCGCCGAGATCGACGGACCCGCAGCAGGGCTGGCCCGACTCGACGGTGTGGTCGGCGCGGAACGATTTCAGCCCGCGTGGGTGACACGCGCGCATCTGCTGGATCGGCTCGGTCGCGGCGGGGAGGCGGCGGCCGCGTTCGACAAGGCGATCACCCTCACCGTCGATCCCGCCGAACGCCGACATCTGCAGGAGCGGCTGGCGGCAGTCGATCGAAGCTGA
- a CDS encoding purine-cytosine permease family protein: MTIGAPTDNPDATATAPQSGYGNKVLAVEPGGNEPIPLDARHGNPRGLFWTWTAPNLEFATIFVGVISVLYFGLSFWQAVAAMAIGNLLGAAAHFLLSAEGPLHGVPQMVLGRLSFGHRGNVLPATFMAVMCGVGWFATNSVSGAFALSTLFGVTPLLGLVIIVVAQTAFAFFGHNLVQRFERIAAPVLAVVFVIAAVIIFSKSQVSTPAADGGFSLGGFLLTVGAAFGYTAGWTPYAADYTRYLPPTVSRLQTGLFASAGLFISCTFLMIVGAASVTIGDPTSDNPTEAFTANLPTAVADLTLLAIAVGAVAANAINVYSGAMAFVTMGFRLPVGIQRALVTVFFGVVGFLVAWWALADAAASYEAFLLLVAYWIGPWLGVVFADRLLRKEPPSLALLYDTRYTNWGGVAAFVLGLVASVLLFCNQERFVGYVVRAVPELGDVGAFVGFVIAFVAYLILARRRVEESQRQYA, translated from the coding sequence ATGACCATCGGCGCACCCACCGACAATCCCGACGCGACGGCCACCGCGCCGCAGTCCGGCTACGGCAACAAGGTTCTGGCCGTCGAACCCGGCGGCAACGAGCCGATCCCACTCGATGCGCGTCACGGCAATCCGCGTGGCCTGTTCTGGACCTGGACGGCGCCCAACCTCGAGTTCGCGACGATCTTCGTCGGCGTGATCTCGGTGCTCTACTTCGGCCTGTCGTTCTGGCAGGCCGTCGCCGCGATGGCGATCGGGAACCTGCTCGGCGCCGCGGCCCACTTCCTGCTCTCCGCCGAAGGGCCGCTGCACGGCGTGCCCCAGATGGTGTTGGGGCGCCTCTCGTTCGGTCATCGCGGCAACGTCCTGCCGGCGACGTTCATGGCGGTCATGTGCGGCGTCGGTTGGTTCGCGACCAACAGCGTCAGCGGCGCGTTCGCCCTGTCGACGTTGTTCGGTGTCACGCCGTTGCTCGGACTGGTCATCATCGTGGTCGCGCAGACTGCTTTCGCATTCTTCGGTCACAACCTGGTGCAGCGTTTCGAACGGATCGCCGCACCGGTTCTGGCGGTGGTCTTCGTGATCGCCGCCGTGATCATCTTCAGCAAGTCGCAGGTGTCGACGCCTGCGGCCGACGGTGGGTTCTCGCTGGGCGGCTTCCTGCTGACCGTCGGTGCCGCGTTCGGGTACACGGCCGGCTGGACGCCGTACGCGGCCGACTACACGCGCTATCTGCCGCCCACCGTGTCCAGGTTGCAGACCGGACTCTTCGCGTCGGCGGGGTTGTTCATCTCCTGCACGTTCCTGATGATCGTCGGTGCGGCGTCGGTGACCATCGGCGACCCGACCTCCGACAACCCGACCGAGGCGTTCACCGCGAACCTGCCGACCGCGGTCGCCGACCTCACGCTGCTCGCCATCGCGGTCGGTGCGGTGGCGGCCAACGCGATCAATGTCTACTCGGGCGCCATGGCCTTCGTGACCATGGGCTTCCGGCTGCCCGTCGGGATCCAGCGTGCCCTGGTCACCGTGTTCTTCGGAGTGGTCGGCTTCCTCGTGGCGTGGTGGGCACTGGCCGACGCGGCCGCCTCGTACGAGGCGTTCCTGCTGCTGGTCGCGTATTGGATCGGACCCTGGCTGGGCGTGGTCTTCGCCGACCGGTTGCTCCGCAAGGAACCGCCGTCGCTGGCCCTGCTCTACGACACCCGGTACACCAACTGGGGTGGGGTCGCGGCATTCGTACTCGGATTGGTCGCGTCGGTCCTGTTGTTCTGCAACCAGGAACGATTCGTCGGATACGTGGTCCGGGCGGTTCCGGAACTCGGCGATGTGGGGGCCTTCGTCGGATTCGTGATCGCGTTCGTCGCGTACCTGATCCTGGCCCGCAGGCGTGTCGAGGAGTCCCAGCGGCAGTACGCCTGA
- a CDS encoding PucR family transcriptional regulator — protein sequence MPAASAPTMTLRTVISRHLGGADPHVLTAHDRLDVPVGWVHSSEIFEIGPLLSGGELLLTTGLGLGGLDAGTRRHYVRDLADRGVAGLAFEVGRTFDTIPEEMVREGSASRLPIIELRRVLPFIEVCRETNTAIVSGELGVLRRRAALDDALHRDLVSASGVAGMLAHVSAAAGRPVALIGSSGALLAAHGVDDDRSAWRIVDAAVAAAPVIVRDREIARLVAGGNAHSDLPDASIPALLDVAAGPVGAALTRSGTRGSAVGARLVEEIVGGRHIRRADLFARLVSAGVPVTESTRVVTVAAEAPDPRMAEATLARAAASLSGLVQATVDATVYALVMTAGGGDDDPVARVAAAIGGPGALTAGRMTAVVGDAHRLDTPSAGAELSTAMAESLRRSGDRLAVAAELTRAGVVSGSVFTGRELAAEMVVRESHPRIRAELGQIIAPLVEHDAAQSTSLVTTLEAHLRNGCSATRSAEVLHIGRQSLYQRLERIRGLLGFDPTSPTTYPTMLLAVSAFRADRMPGRTAR from the coding sequence ATGCCCGCTGCCTCCGCGCCCACCATGACCCTGCGTACGGTGATCAGCCGCCACCTCGGCGGCGCCGACCCGCATGTGTTGACCGCGCACGACCGACTCGACGTGCCGGTCGGCTGGGTGCACTCCAGCGAGATATTCGAGATCGGTCCACTGCTGTCCGGTGGAGAGTTGCTGCTCACCACCGGACTCGGGCTCGGCGGTCTCGACGCCGGCACCCGGCGCCACTATGTGCGGGACCTGGCCGACCGCGGCGTCGCGGGCCTCGCCTTCGAGGTCGGCCGGACCTTCGACACGATCCCCGAGGAGATGGTGCGCGAGGGATCGGCGAGCCGACTGCCGATCATCGAACTCCGCCGGGTCCTGCCGTTCATCGAGGTCTGCCGCGAGACGAACACCGCGATCGTGTCCGGTGAACTCGGCGTTCTTCGCCGCCGGGCCGCGCTCGACGATGCGCTCCACCGGGATCTGGTGTCCGCGAGCGGGGTCGCCGGCATGCTCGCGCACGTCTCCGCCGCCGCGGGAAGGCCGGTCGCATTGATCGGCTCGTCGGGCGCGCTGCTCGCCGCCCACGGCGTCGACGACGACCGCTCCGCCTGGCGCATCGTCGACGCCGCGGTCGCCGCGGCCCCGGTCATCGTGCGTGATCGCGAGATCGCCCGTCTGGTCGCCGGCGGCAACGCCCACTCCGACCTGCCGGACGCGTCGATCCCCGCCTTGCTCGACGTGGCGGCGGGCCCGGTCGGGGCCGCGCTGACGCGTTCCGGCACACGGGGTTCGGCGGTGGGGGCGCGCCTCGTCGAGGAGATCGTCGGCGGCCGACACATCCGCCGCGCCGACCTGTTCGCGCGGCTCGTCAGCGCCGGCGTGCCCGTCACAGAGTCGACGCGGGTCGTCACCGTGGCGGCCGAGGCGCCGGATCCGAGGATGGCCGAGGCCACGCTCGCGCGCGCCGCCGCCTCGTTGTCGGGGCTGGTGCAGGCCACCGTGGACGCCACGGTCTACGCCCTGGTGATGACGGCCGGGGGCGGCGATGACGATCCCGTCGCGCGGGTGGCTGCCGCGATCGGTGGTCCCGGCGCGCTCACCGCCGGTCGGATGACCGCGGTGGTGGGCGACGCGCATCGCCTCGACACCCCGTCGGCCGGCGCCGAGTTGTCGACCGCGATGGCGGAATCCCTGCGGCGCAGCGGCGACCGCCTGGCCGTCGCCGCGGAACTGACACGAGCCGGTGTGGTCTCCGGCAGCGTCTTCACCGGTCGCGAACTCGCCGCCGAAATGGTTGTCCGCGAATCCCATCCGAGGATCCGCGCGGAGCTGGGGCAGATCATCGCACCGCTGGTCGAGCACGATGCCGCACAGTCGACCAGTCTGGTCACCACCCTCGAGGCCCATCTCCGCAACGGCTGCAGCGCGACGAGGTCGGCCGAGGTGCTGCACATCGGCAGGCAGAGTCTGTACCAACGACTCGAGCGCATCCGCGGTCTGCTCGGTTTCGATCCGACCTCGCCGACGACCTATCCGACAATGCTGTTGGCGGTCAGCGCCTTCCGGGCCGATCGGATGCCGGGCCGCACAGCACGGTGA
- a CDS encoding nucleoside deaminase, giving the protein MTTRTDAVPGLDPAVLLETAYRQARIGLDEGGIPIGAALFSADGTLLGEGRNRRVQHDDPSVHGETDAFRAAGRQRDYSSTIMVTTLAPCWYCSGLIRQFGIGAVVIGENRTFGGGEEWLADLGVTVTIVDDDRCVAMMADFIAADPALWNEDIGVAGPEGEIV; this is encoded by the coding sequence ATGACCACCCGTACCGACGCCGTCCCGGGGCTCGATCCGGCCGTCCTCCTCGAAACCGCGTACCGACAGGCCCGCATCGGACTCGACGAGGGTGGCATCCCGATCGGCGCGGCCCTCTTCTCCGCCGACGGGACACTGCTCGGCGAGGGCCGCAATCGCCGTGTACAGCACGATGATCCGTCGGTGCACGGAGAGACGGACGCCTTCCGCGCGGCGGGGCGGCAACGCGACTACTCGTCGACGATCATGGTGACCACGCTCGCGCCGTGCTGGTACTGCAGCGGCCTCATCCGCCAGTTCGGTATCGGCGCGGTCGTGATCGGCGAGAACCGCACCTTCGGCGGCGGCGAGGAGTGGCTCGCCGACCTCGGCGTGACGGTCACCATCGTCGACGACGATCGCTGCGTGGCCATGATGGCCGACTTCATCGCCGCCGATCCGGCGCTGTGGAACGAGGACATCGGCGTCGCCGGTCCCGAAGGAGAAATCGTATGA